Proteins from one Nicotiana tabacum cultivar K326 chromosome 23, ASM71507v2, whole genome shotgun sequence genomic window:
- the LOC142177172 gene encoding uncharacterized protein LOC142177172, protein MNKFKPRAVSCVFLGYPRGMKGYKFLNVSTHSIFFSRDVSFHEHISPYHLPPSSHFPSPPFDFADSSFPPVVSLPSYHPPPASISPVPPCVSSPPSSPTTAPAFLSPPSLYSIPVPPPPPPPHLPDLRGSGRTVNPPAYLSDFVCSSFLPSSSSHVSLNLEVSTSDLHMLEPQFYQQATSNPAWQERYNARLVIKGDTQKEGIDYTKSFFLVVKLTIVKCLLSLAVKRHWIVFQLDVNNDFLHGDLHELPGSDFLIFLMPCSPKATLPAQP, encoded by the exons ATGAATAAATTCAAACCTAGAGCCGTCTCTTGTGTGTTTCTGGGATACCCCCGTGGGATGAAGGGTTATAAATTTCTTAATGTTTCTACTCACTCTATCTTCTTCTCTAGGGATGTGTCCTTCCATGAACACATTTCCCCTTACCACCTTCCTCCTTCCTCTCATTTCCCTTCTCCTCCCTTTGATTTTGCCgattcttcttttccacctgtTGTTTCCCTTCCTTCTTATCATCCTCCTCCAGCTTCTATCTCTCCTGTTCCTCCTTGTGTCTCCTCTCCTCCATCTTCCCCTACTACTGCACCTGCTTTTCTTTCTCCTCCCTCTTTATATTCTATTCCTGTTCCtcctcctccccctcctcctcatcTTCCCGATCTCAGGGGATCAGGTAGGACTGTCAACCCTCCAGCATACTTGTCAGATTTTGTTTGTTCTTCTTTTCTCCCCTCTTCTTCTTCACATGTTTCCCTGAATCTCGAGGTTTCTACCTCTGATCTGCACATGCTTGAGCCTCAATTTTACCAGCAGGCTACATCTAATCCTGCCTGGCAAGAG AGGTACAATGCCAGACTTGTCATTAAAGGTGATActcagaaggagggaattgattataCAAAGAGTTTCTTTCTAGTAGTCAAGCTCACTATTGTTAAGTGTCTTCTCTCTTTGGCTGTCAAGAGACATTGGATTGTTTTCCAGCTTGATGTCAATAATGATTTCCTTCATGGGGATCTCCATGA GCTTCCAGGCAGTGATTTTCTAATCTTTCTGATGCCTTGCTCTCCAAAGGCTACATTGCCAGCACAGCCCTGA